From Poecile atricapillus isolate bPoeAtr1 chromosome 13, bPoeAtr1.hap1, whole genome shotgun sequence, one genomic window encodes:
- the EGR1 gene encoding early growth response protein 1, whose product MAAAKAEMQLLPPLQISDPFGAFPHSPPAMDTHYPKLEEMMLLSGGGPQFLAPSGAPESAGFGAAGEPGEQHFEHLAADTFPEISLNNEKTLPETSYPNQTTRLPPITYTGRFSLEPAPNSSNPLWPEPLFSLVSGLVGMANAPPTSTPTSSSSSSSSQSSPLSCSVQASENNPIYSAAPTFPNSSSDIFPESQTQSFPNPSGAPIQYPPPAYPTAKTNFQVPMIPDYLFPQQQGELSIVPADQKPFPALETRAQQPSLTPLSTIKAFATQTGSQELKTLNTNYQSQLIKPSRMRKYPNRPSKTPPHERPYACPVESCDRRFSRSDELTRHIRIHTGQKPFQCRICMRNFSRSDHLTTHIRTHTGEKPFACDICGRKFARSDERKRHTKIHLRQKDKKVEKAAPASTASPIPAYSSSVTTSYPSSMAATYPSPVRTAYSSPAPSSYPSPAHTTFPSPSIATTYPSGSATFQTQVATSFSSPGVANNFSSQVTSALSDMNSAFSPRTIEIC is encoded by the exons ATGGCCGCGGCCAAGGCAGAGATGCAGCTCTTGCCCCCGCTGCAGATCTCCGACCCCTTTGGCGCCTTCCCGCACTCGCCCCCCGCCATGGACACTCACTATCCCAAGCTGGAGGAGATGATGCTGCTCAGCGGCGGGGGCCCCCAGTTCCTCGCCCCGTCCGGGGCACCGGAGAGTGCAGGCTTCGGCGCCGCCGGggagcctggagagcagcacttcGAACATCTCGCGGCAG ATACTTTCCCCGAAATCTCCCTGAACAACGAGAAAACCCTGCCAGAAACCAGCTATCCCAACCAAACGACGCGACTGCCACCGATAACCTACACGGGGCGCTTCTCCTTAGAGCCAGCCCCCAACAGCAGCAACCCCCTATGGCCAGAGCCCCTCTTCAGCCTCGTCAGTGGGCTGGTAGGCATGGCTAATGCACCACCCACTTCTACGCCTacttcatcctcatcatcctcctcctcgcAGAGCTCCCCATTAAGCTGTTCTGTCCAAGCCAGCGAGAACAATCCAATTTATTCAgctgcaccaacatttcctaATTCCAGCTCTGACATTTTCCCTGAATCCCAGACCCAGTCCTTCCCCAACCCCTCCGGAGCCCCCATACAGTATCCACCTCCAGCTTATCCGACTGCTAAAACCAACTTTCAGGTGCCAATGATCCCGGATTACTTGTTCCCTCAGCAGCAGGGTGAACTCAGTATTGTTCCAGCTGATCAGaagcccttcccagcccttgagaccagagcacagcagccttCCCTCACACCACTGTCCACTATTAAGGCATTTGCTACGCAGACTGGCTCCCAAGAGTTGAAGACCCTCAACACTAATTATCAGTCCCAGCTGATCAAACCCAGCAGGATGAGGAAATATCCAAACCGTCCCAGCAAGACACCTCCTCATGAGCGTCCCTATGCCTGCCCAGTGGAGTCCTGTGACCGGAGATTTTCACGATCGGATGAGCTAACGCGGCACATACGCATCCACACGGGACAGAAACCTTTCCAGTGCCGCATTTGCATGCGGAACTTCAGCAGGAGTGACCACTTGACTACGCACATCCGCACACACACAGGAGAGAAGCCATTTGCTTGTGACATTTGTGGCAGAAAGTTTGCTAGAAGTGATGAGAGGAAGAGGCACACTAAAATCCACCTTAGGCAGAAGGACAAGAAAGTGGAaaaggcagctccagcctcaacTGCTTCCCCAATTCCTGCCTATTCATCCTCTGTAACTACATCCTACCCCTCCTCCATGGCTGCCACTTACCCCTCCCCAGTGCGCACAGCATATtcttctcctgctccctctTCCTATCCTTCCCCTGCACACACCACATTCCCATCCCCTTCTATAGCAACCACCTACCCCTCTGGCTCTGCCACTTTTCAGACCCAAGTGGCCACCTCCTTCTCATCTCCAGGAGTTGCCAACAATTTCAGCTCACAGGTGACCTCAGCACTTTCAGACATGAACTCAGCCTTTTCGCCAAGGACAATTGAGATCTGCTGA